A window from Labrus mixtus chromosome 14, fLabMix1.1, whole genome shotgun sequence encodes these proteins:
- the ruvbl2 gene encoding ruvB-like 2, translated as MAATKVPEVRDITRIERIGAHSHIRGLGLDDALEPRQVSQGMVGQLASRRAAGVILEMIKDGHIAGRAVLIAGQPGTGKTAIAMGIAQSLGPDTPFTALAGSEIFSLEMSKTEALSQAFRKAIGVRIKEETEIIEGEVVEIQIDRPATGTGAKVGKLTLKTTEMETIYDLGNKMIDCLSKEKVQAGDVITIDKATGKISKLGRSFTRARDYDAMGAQTQFVQCPEGELQKRKEVVHTVSLHEIDVINSRTQGFLALFSGDTGEIKSEVREQINAKVCEWREEGKAEIIPGVLFIDEVHMLDMECFSFLNRALESDLSPVLIIATNRGITRIRGTNYKSPHGIPIDLLDRLLIIATSPYTEKETRQILKIRCEEEDVELSDEAHAVLTRIGMETSLRYAIQLISTAGLVCRKRKGTEVQVEDIKRVYSLFLDESRSSQYMKEYQDSFLFNETQTPQMDTS; from the exons ATGGCGGCAACGAAGGTCCCAGAGGTTCGTGACATTACACGCATTGAGAGAATCG GAGCACATTCTCACATTCGTGGCCTCGGTTTGGACGATGCTTTGGAGCCAAGACAG GTGTCTCAGGGGATGGTCGGCCAGCTGGCCTCTCGTCGGGCGGCGGGGGTCATCCTGGAGATGATCAAAGATGGCCACATCGCTGGCAGAGCAGTGCTGATTGCTGGCCAACCTGGCACAGGAAAGACCGCCATTGCTATGG GTATCGCTCAGTCTCTCGGCCCTGACACACCCTTCACAGCGCTGGCAGGCAGCGAGATCTTCTCTTTGGAGATGAGCAAGACGGAGGCTCTCAGCCAAGCTTTTAGAAAGGCCATCGGAGTCAGGATCAA AGAAGAGACGGAGATTATTGAAGGAGAGGTGGTGGAAATCCAGATTGATAGACCAGCCACTGGAACG GGTGCCAAAGTGGGGAAACTGACTCTCAAAACGACTGAGATGGAGACGATATACGATCTGGGTAACAAGATGATTGACTGTCTCAGTAAAGAGAAGGTTCAAGCAGG gGATGTCATCACGATTGACAAAGCCACCGGAAAGATCAGCAAGTTAGGCCGTTCCTTCACCAGAGCCAGAGACTATGACGCCATGGGAGCTCAG ACTCAGTTTGTCCAGTGTCCAGAGGGAGAGCtgcagaagaggaaggaggtggTCCACACCGTGTCCCTGCACGAGATCGACGTCATCAACAGTCGCACACAAGGCTTCCTGGCCCTCTTCTCCGGAGACACGGGGGAAATCAAGTCTGAGGTCCGAGAGCAGATCAATGCCAAAGTGTGCGAGTGGAGAGAAGAGGGCAAGGCAGAGATCATCCCCGGG GTGTTATTTATCGACGAGGTCCACATGCTGGACATGGAGTGCTTTTCCTTCCTGAACCGAGCCCTGGAGAGCGACTTGTCACCCGTCCTCATCATCGCCACTAACAGAGGCATCACTCG CATCCGCGGCACAAACTACAAGAGCCCTCATGGCATCCCCATCGACCTGCTGGATCGCCTGCTCATCATCGCCACCTCCCCGTACACGGAGAAGGAGACGAGGCAGATCCTCAAGATCAG gtgtgaggaggaggatgtggagcTGAGCGACGAGGCTCACGCCGTCCTGACTCGCATCGGCATGGAGACATCGCTCCGCTACGCCATCCAGCTGATCAGCACCGCAGGACTGGTGTGTCGCAAACGCAAG gGAACAGAGGTCCAGGTGGAGGACATCAAGAGAGTCTACTCTCTGTTCCTGGATGAGAGCAGATCCTCTCAGTACATGAAGGAGTATCAGGACTCTTTCCTCTTCAATGAAACAC AAACACCTCAGATGGACACCTCGTAA